Proteins encoded within one genomic window of Legionella sp. PC997:
- the rpoC gene encoding DNA-directed RNA polymerase subunit beta', with protein MSDLLGILKQQGQSEEFDAIKIALASPELIRSWSYGEVKKPETINYRTFKPERDGLFCAKTFGPVKDYECLCGKYKRLKHRGVICEKCGVELALAKVRRERMGHIELASPVAHIWFLKSLPSRIGLLLDMTLRDIERVLYFEAFVVVDPGMTELERGQLLNDEVYLDAMEQYGDEFDARMGAEAIRDLLRQVDLEDEIKNLREELPTTSSETKIKKITKRLKLLEAFYESGNKPEWMIMDVLPVLPPDLRPLVPLDGGRFATSDLNDLYRRVINRNNRLKRLLDLNAPDIIVRNEKRMLQESVDALLDNGRRGRAITGTNKRPLKSLADMIKGKQGRFRQNLLGKRVDYSGRSVIVVGPTLKLHQCGLPKKMALELFKPFIFSKLEFRGLATTIKAAKKMVEREESVVWDILDDVIREHPILLNRAPTLHRLGIQAFEPVLIEGKAIQLHPLVCTAYNADFDGDQMAVHVPLTLEAQLEARSLMMSTNNILSPASGEPIIVPSQDVVLGLYYLTREKVNALGEGKIFVSAQEAQNFYESGHLDIHAKIKIRMPKEDSEGHHLVETTVGRAILAEVLPKGMTFAQINRTMTKKVISKVIDTCYRNFGLKETVIFADKLMYTGFKYATRSGVSIGIEDMEIPDDKASIIDHADNEVREIESQFRSGLVTNGERYNKVIDIWSRTNELVAKSMMSKIATEETIDAKGNKVRQESFNPIFMMADSGARGSAAQIRQLAGMRGLMAAPDGSIIETPITANFREGLNVFQYFISTHGARKGLADTALKTANSGYLTRRLVDVAQDVVITEDDCGVDTGILMQPLIEGGDIVEPLHERVLGRVVAADVYIPNQSEPVVTAGTLLDEEWVEKLEKQGVDQIMVRSPITCQTRFGLCAKCYGRDLARGHLVNTGEAVGIIAAQSIGEPGTQLTMRTFHIGGAASRATAANNIQIKTKGVIRLHNIKTVTHENKNLVAVSRSGEVTIVDEFGRERERYKLPYGAVISVHDNSPVEAGQVIATWDPHTHPVISEVTGYLKFVDLVEGITMNRQTDELTGLSNIVVIDAKQRSAAGRDLRPMVKLVAENGEDIYLAGTNVPAQYYLPVDAIVNFEDGGHVGIGDVIARIPQERSKTRDITGGLPRVADLFEARKPKDSAVMAEVSGMVSFGKETKGKRRLLINVSEDQCHEELIPKWRHISVFEGEHVERGEIIAEGALNPHDILRLLGVGALANYIVNEVQDVYRLQGVKINDKHIEVIVRQMLRKRVITFAGDSKFLAGEQVEESVLLQENDKLIAEDKQPARGTPILLGITKASLATESFISAASFQETTRVLTEAAVSGKVDDLRGLKENVMVGRLIPAGTGYAYHQSRKAKRAKAAAGEHPVHTVTASDVEHALSEALNADNQEH; from the coding sequence CGATTTGCTTGGCATCCTAAAGCAACAGGGACAAAGTGAAGAGTTCGACGCAATTAAGATTGCGTTGGCTTCTCCTGAGCTAATTCGTTCATGGTCATATGGTGAAGTAAAAAAACCAGAAACAATAAATTATCGTACCTTTAAACCTGAACGCGATGGGTTGTTTTGTGCTAAAACTTTTGGCCCAGTAAAAGATTACGAATGCTTATGTGGAAAATACAAGCGTCTTAAACATCGCGGTGTTATTTGTGAAAAGTGCGGTGTTGAGCTTGCGCTTGCAAAAGTGCGTCGTGAGCGTATGGGACATATTGAGCTCGCAAGCCCAGTTGCACATATTTGGTTTTTGAAGTCGTTACCTTCCAGAATAGGTTTACTACTGGATATGACTTTGCGAGATATTGAGCGTGTTCTTTATTTTGAAGCGTTTGTTGTTGTTGACCCAGGAATGACTGAGTTGGAACGTGGTCAATTGCTGAATGATGAAGTGTATCTTGATGCAATGGAACAATATGGTGACGAGTTTGATGCACGTATGGGTGCCGAAGCTATTCGTGATTTGCTCCGCCAAGTTGATCTTGAAGATGAAATCAAGAATTTGCGTGAAGAGTTACCAACTACCAGCTCTGAAACCAAAATTAAAAAAATTACCAAAAGATTAAAATTACTTGAAGCTTTTTATGAGTCTGGGAATAAGCCAGAGTGGATGATTATGGATGTCCTCCCTGTGCTACCACCTGATTTAAGACCATTGGTACCTTTAGATGGTGGCCGTTTTGCTACATCTGATTTGAATGATTTATATCGACGTGTCATTAACCGAAACAACCGTTTGAAACGTCTTTTGGATCTTAACGCACCCGATATTATTGTTCGTAATGAAAAGAGGATGTTACAGGAATCAGTTGATGCTTTGCTCGATAATGGACGTCGTGGCCGTGCAATTACGGGCACCAACAAGCGCCCCCTTAAATCGCTAGCTGATATGATTAAAGGAAAGCAAGGTCGTTTCCGTCAAAACCTGTTAGGTAAACGTGTGGATTATTCAGGTCGTTCTGTAATTGTGGTTGGTCCGACTTTGAAACTGCATCAGTGCGGTCTCCCTAAGAAAATGGCTCTTGAGTTATTTAAACCATTCATATTCAGTAAACTTGAATTCAGAGGCTTAGCTACAACAATTAAAGCAGCCAAAAAAATGGTAGAGCGTGAAGAGTCTGTGGTCTGGGATATATTGGATGATGTAATTCGTGAACATCCTATCCTGCTAAACCGTGCTCCTACTCTCCATAGATTAGGTATACAGGCCTTCGAACCCGTACTTATTGAGGGTAAAGCGATACAACTTCATCCATTAGTATGTACTGCATACAACGCTGACTTTGACGGTGACCAAATGGCGGTGCATGTGCCCTTGACTTTAGAGGCACAATTGGAAGCTCGCTCATTAATGATGTCTACAAACAACATCTTATCACCTGCGAGTGGTGAGCCAATTATTGTTCCTAGCCAGGATGTTGTATTAGGCTTATATTACTTAACTCGTGAAAAAGTTAATGCCTTAGGTGAAGGGAAGATTTTTGTTAGTGCCCAAGAAGCACAAAACTTTTATGAGTCAGGTCACCTTGATATTCATGCTAAAATTAAAATCCGCATGCCAAAAGAAGATAGTGAAGGTCACCATTTGGTAGAAACAACTGTTGGCCGAGCAATTCTTGCTGAGGTGCTACCTAAGGGTATGACCTTTGCTCAGATAAACCGTACGATGACCAAGAAAGTCATTTCCAAAGTCATAGATACCTGCTATAGAAATTTTGGTTTGAAGGAAACGGTTATTTTTGCTGATAAGCTTATGTACACAGGCTTTAAGTATGCAACTCGTTCTGGTGTATCAATTGGTATTGAAGATATGGAAATACCTGATGACAAAGCCAGCATTATTGATCATGCAGATAACGAAGTTCGTGAAATCGAATCACAATTCCGATCTGGTTTGGTAACCAATGGCGAACGTTACAATAAAGTAATCGATATTTGGTCCAGAACTAACGAATTAGTTGCTAAATCGATGATGAGTAAAATAGCAACAGAAGAAACAATTGATGCCAAAGGGAATAAAGTTCGACAAGAATCCTTCAATCCAATCTTTATGATGGCTGATTCAGGAGCGCGGGGTTCCGCAGCGCAAATAAGACAGCTAGCAGGTATGCGCGGATTGATGGCTGCCCCTGATGGATCTATTATTGAAACGCCAATTACAGCTAACTTCCGCGAAGGTCTGAATGTATTCCAGTATTTCATTTCGACTCACGGAGCTAGAAAAGGTTTGGCAGATACAGCGTTAAAAACTGCTAACTCGGGTTATTTGACACGACGTTTGGTGGATGTAGCTCAAGACGTAGTGATTACTGAAGATGATTGCGGTGTTGATACTGGTATTTTAATGCAACCTCTGATTGAAGGTGGGGATATCGTTGAGCCGTTACATGAGCGCGTTTTAGGACGAGTAGTTGCTGCCGATGTTTATATTCCTAACCAAAGTGAACCTGTTGTTACTGCGGGTACCTTATTGGATGAAGAATGGGTTGAAAAACTCGAAAAGCAAGGTGTGGATCAAATTATGGTTCGCTCACCGATTACCTGCCAAACCCGTTTTGGATTGTGTGCTAAGTGCTATGGCCGTGATTTGGCCCGAGGCCATCTCGTTAATACAGGTGAAGCTGTAGGTATTATAGCTGCTCAGTCAATTGGAGAGCCCGGCACCCAGTTAACAATGCGTACTTTCCATATTGGAGGTGCTGCTTCTAGAGCGACTGCAGCGAATAATATTCAGATTAAAACGAAAGGGGTTATTCGTTTACATAACATAAAAACAGTTACTCACGAAAACAAAAACTTGGTGGCTGTATCTCGCTCCGGTGAGGTAACCATTGTTGATGAGTTCGGGCGTGAACGTGAACGTTACAAGTTGCCATACGGCGCTGTAATTTCAGTTCATGACAATTCACCTGTAGAAGCTGGGCAAGTTATTGCTACTTGGGATCCCCATACTCACCCAGTTATTTCAGAGGTAACAGGATATCTGAAATTTGTTGATTTGGTTGAAGGCATCACCATGAACCGACAAACAGATGAGCTAACAGGCTTGAGTAACATCGTAGTTATCGATGCGAAACAACGTAGTGCAGCTGGTCGTGATTTACGCCCGATGGTAAAACTCGTCGCTGAAAACGGGGAAGATATTTATCTTGCTGGTACCAACGTTCCTGCTCAATACTATCTGCCAGTAGATGCGATTGTTAATTTCGAAGATGGTGGTCACGTAGGTATAGGAGACGTCATAGCACGTATTCCTCAAGAACGTTCTAAAACTCGCGATATTACCGGGGGTCTGCCTAGAGTAGCTGATTTATTCGAAGCGCGTAAACCTAAAGATTCAGCTGTTATGGCTGAAGTTTCAGGAATGGTTAGCTTTGGTAAGGAAACAAAAGGTAAGAGAAGATTACTTATTAATGTTTCTGAAGATCAATGTCATGAAGAATTGATACCTAAATGGAGACATATTTCTGTCTTTGAAGGGGAGCATGTTGAACGCGGTGAAATTATTGCTGAAGGTGCGCTCAATCCTCATGATATATTGCGCTTACTTGGCGTTGGTGCATTAGCGAATTACATTGTAAATGAAGTTCAAGACGTATATCGTTTACAAGGTGTAAAAATTAATGATAAACACATCGAAGTAATCGTACGACAAATGCTACGTAAAAGAGTTATTACTTTTGCTGGGGATTCTAAATTCTTGGCCGGTGAACAAGTTGAAGAAAGCGTCTTGTTGCAGGAAAATGACAAGCTTATTGCTGAAGATAAACAACCAGCCCGAGGTACTCCTATATTGTTAGGTATTACCAAGGCTTCTTTGGCAACTGAGTCATTTATTTCTGCTGCTTCGTTCCAAGAAACAACAAGAGTTTTAACTGAAGCTGCTGTAAGTGGTAAAGTTGATGATTTACGTGGTTTAAAAGAAAATGTTATGGTAGGTCGCTTGATCCCTGCAGGAACAGGTTATGCATACCATCAAAGCCGTAAGGCAAAAAGAGCTAAGGCTGCAGCCGGTGAGCACCCAGTGCATACCGTCACTGCAAGTGATGTTGAGCATGCGTTAAGTGAAGCATTAAACGCAGACAATCAAGAACACTAG